A window of Methylomonas sp. 11b genomic DNA:
TAACGACAAAAGAGCATCTGGATATCCAGGCTGCCAGGGTTTTCGAGGCAATGGGCGGGTATGCGCCGACTATCGGCATTATTGGTGCGGTAATAGGCTTGATTCATGTCATGCAGAATTTAGCCAAACCGGAGTTGTTGGGTAGCGGCATCGCGACAGCCTTCGTCGCGACTATTTACGGTGTCGGCCTAGCCAATCTATTGTTTATTCCCATAGCCAATAAGCTGAAGAGTCTGATTTTCGAAGCATCGCAAGCCAGGGAGATGGTGATAGAAGGCATTTCCTCGATAGCCGAGGGCGAAAACCCGCGTAATATCGAATTGAAATTATCCGGTTTTTTATTGGAAAAATAATGGAGGCCTTATGAGTCGGCGCAGACGCAGGCCATTGCAAGAGGCCGATAATCACGATCGCTGGATGGTGTCTTACGCTGATTTTGTGACCTTGCTCTTTGCCTTTTTTGTGGTGATGTATTCGATTTCTTCGGTTAATAAGGGTAAATACGAAACATTCTCCGAATCGCTGGACCAGGCACTGTTTCACAACGAGAAGATTCAAAAGGAAGCCGAGCCGATTCAGATCGGTGTGATTCCTACTACGATCCAACCTATCGAGCTGCCTAATTTGGCTACAGCCGAAGAACGTGAACTAAGCGAGGAGATTTTGCAAGAAAAGCAGCGGCTTAGCGAAGTCTCCGAACAGTTTCAAGGCGCTTTGCAGCCTTATGTCGAAAGCAAGCTCGTCGGTATTAAAAAGCACGATTTCTGGGTGGAATTGGAAATGAACAGCGAATTGCTGTTCGCCAGCGGCAAGGCCGAACTGTCCGCTAAAGCGCTCCCCGTGCTGGCAAAAGTCGCGGAAGTGATACGAGATGTGCCTAATGTGATTAACGTGGAGGGTTACACGGATAACGTGCCTATTTCCACTGGCTTTTACCCGTCCAATTGGGACTTATCCTCGGCCAGGGCGACCAGCGTGGTCAAGGAATTGGTAAAAAACAATATTCCGGCGACACGATTATCGGCGGTGGGCTATGGAGAATTTCATCCGATCGCCGATAACAAAGACGAAGAAGGGCGCTTTAAGAATCGGCGAGTCGTATTAGTGTTGATGTCGCAAGCCTTTGCTCGTTACGGTATGACTGACGATGAACGCGCGAAAGTGCTTAATTTGGCGCCGTCGCAGCCCAGCCCTCCACCTGAAACCGCAGTTGAAAAGTCGCCGGAACTGCCGGCTCAGTTATGAAAATATGGTCAGTTTCCAATCAAAAAGGCGGAGTCGGTAAAACGACTACCGTGGTGACGCTGGGTGGCTTGCTGTCTTCCTGGGGGTTTAGGACTCTGCTGGTCGATTTGGATCCGCACGGTTCGTTGACCAGCTATTTCAAGATGAATCCGGATGAGATCGAGCTTGGTGTTTACAATTTATTTCTCGATGCCAGCGAGAAAAAGAAAAACATCGATCCTCAGGTCTATATCGCCAAGACCGACTTTGATGGAATCGATGTCTTGCCCGCATCGACTGCTATCGCCACTTTGGATAGGCAGGTCGCCGCAATCGGCGGCATGGGCTTGGTGGTTGCTACCGCATTAAACAAAGTGGCCGACCAATACGATTACGTGATTATCGATAGTCCGCCGATGTTGGGGGTGTTAATGATCAATGCGTTGGCGGCTTGCGATCATTTAATTATTCCGGTTTTAGCCGAATTTCTGGCCTTAAAAGGTCTGGATAGAATGGTGCACACCATAAAAATGGTGTTCCATTCCCGGAAAACGCCGCCTAAATTCACTATCGTGCCGACCATGTTTGACAAACGCACCAAGGCGGCCCGTGACAGTTTAGCGGCGTTACATCAGCAGTACCCGGAGAATGCCTGGAGTTCTGTGGTACCGGTAGATACTAAAGTGCGGGATGCTAGCCAGGCCGGTATTCCATTACCCCTGTATGACAAAAGTGCACGTGCAGCGGAAGCGTATGCCGAATTGTTGGAACTGTTATTGCTTGATAAGAGTCCAGACAAAAACTTGGCGCCGCATAAATGACTCAGGCAAAACCACCCCCCAGTATCGTTCATCAACAGTTAGCGCTCGATGTTTATTTGCAGACTCTGTTGGATGAGGTGCCCGAGGCAGAGGAAGCTGTTAGCGTAAAACCGGCGATAGCGCTGGAACGGCTTGTCGTTGAGGAGCCGATCAAGTTGCCGGATCCTGTTCCGGTCGTGACCAGCAGTCCAAAAGCAAGCTCCAAAGCATTAGTCAGGAACCGACAACCCAAGCTTGTAGAGCCGGAAATCCCGGCTAAACTACAGGCACTGTCTATAATGCCGGATTGGTCGCAGTACGAGTTTCAGGCTTTGTTTTTTAAGGTTGATAAGCTGATATTGGCAACGCCGCTGATCGAGTTGTCCAGAACGATAAAAATCGATCGCAAACCCACGAAAATTCCCGGACAACCCTCTTGGTTCTTGGGTTTGCTGGACGAGCATGATAGCCGTATCGGCGTGCTTGATACCCGGCAGTTGATTTTCGGCAAAAGCCGAGGCTTGCAGCCGGATAGCGAAGAATATCCGTTCGAGCGCATTCTAATAACCCAGGACAAAAAGTGGGGG
This region includes:
- the motD gene encoding flagellar motor protein MotD, with protein sequence MSRRRRRPLQEADNHDRWMVSYADFVTLLFAFFVVMYSISSVNKGKYETFSESLDQALFHNEKIQKEAEPIQIGVIPTTIQPIELPNLATAEERELSEEILQEKQRLSEVSEQFQGALQPYVESKLVGIKKHDFWVELEMNSELLFASGKAELSAKALPVLAKVAEVIRDVPNVINVEGYTDNVPISTGFYPSNWDLSSARATSVVKELVKNNIPATRLSAVGYGEFHPIADNKDEEGRFKNRRVVLVLMSQAFARYGMTDDERAKVLNLAPSQPSPPPETAVEKSPELPAQL
- a CDS encoding ParA family protein, whose protein sequence is MKIWSVSNQKGGVGKTTTVVTLGGLLSSWGFRTLLVDLDPHGSLTSYFKMNPDEIELGVYNLFLDASEKKKNIDPQVYIAKTDFDGIDVLPASTAIATLDRQVAAIGGMGLVVATALNKVADQYDYVIIDSPPMLGVLMINALAACDHLIIPVLAEFLALKGLDRMVHTIKMVFHSRKTPPKFTIVPTMFDKRTKAARDSLAALHQQYPENAWSSVVPVDTKVRDASQAGIPLPLYDKSARAAEAYAELLELLLLDKSPDKNLAPHK
- a CDS encoding chemotaxis protein CheW, with translation MTQAKPPPSIVHQQLALDVYLQTLLDEVPEAEEAVSVKPAIALERLVVEEPIKLPDPVPVVTSSPKASSKALVRNRQPKLVEPEIPAKLQALSIMPDWSQYEFQALFFKVDKLILATPLIELSRTIKIDRKPTKIPGQPSWFLGLLDEHDSRIGVLDTRQLIFGKSRGLQPDSEEYPFERILITQDKKWGLVCDEILSIGKVKPDGVRWRTARQKKPWLIGTVIDELTAIIDVKQLVPHRKNS